The proteins below are encoded in one region of Bremerella sp. P1:
- a CDS encoding FAD-dependent oxidoreductase, producing MTHSLLRSCFLVLSLVVLIPTLHAQEEVEADLLVVGGTESGCAAAVQAARMGVKRIVLVNDIEWLGGQFSAEALGAIDENRGHGYNGKVPIPRSGIFRDVIDAIETKNAELYGGVRRPGNTRVITTSRPVVSEQVFRELLAPYEAAGQIQRYSNYAVESVLTDNARVHGVVFRSTDGKPNLTVNAKMTIDASDWGDVIQKSGAGWDVGIDARREYNEPSAPESGEPKTDVNPITWCLIVEENEEDSLIPQPEGYDERYFTGQWGWIDEKFAYTTRRLVDGHGYDQIDHPDVLLLNTPPIDYPLDVFTADVAKALEQTEQGASQKPLAAMTPAQRSIVFADAQNHSLKFLYYLQQKFPKFRKMGLSPEFGTANHLPPKPYIRESIRLRAEHVITEQEVLGFEARSNYATTMFPDAVFSWQFELDFHPTKRSWRTDQLDKGPWEASFRGNRRFGREGTGRAVFPLRALVPTGMDGLLGAQKNLGYTSIVSSSCRLHDQSIHAGQASGAVAAVSIRNDISPSQLHKQRKHLAEIWDGLLDAEDGAPLAIWPFADVDPFEPGFAAIQQLALRRVLELGASDTSFEANKPTTDSWYAQILSNATRQGYDVAALNDMSIPPTRREAAQQIWTVLAKQTTPNWKRLDPTDADADGLPDEKDPLPYTPGSKSWKPDPTRDGIPDRAAPFGAGAIAINFTAGSSPDVPGFQKDVGKPFQTKTGYGWAQDLSKNIRDRGAHDKPLASAFVFTRREDVWEYTLPAGQYRVTVCLGDAGHEQVGQNLQVEGKVIAEHLDTQSGSFAELVTDVTIEDGRLTLTLGTPKGGSNTCINWLIVEPITQ from the coding sequence CTCGGTGGGCAATTTAGCGCCGAGGCACTGGGAGCGATCGATGAGAACCGTGGACACGGATACAACGGCAAAGTTCCCATTCCTCGTAGCGGAATTTTTCGAGACGTCATTGATGCCATAGAAACAAAGAACGCCGAACTGTACGGCGGCGTTCGACGACCAGGCAACACGCGAGTTATTACGACCAGTCGTCCCGTCGTTTCCGAGCAAGTCTTCCGAGAGCTGCTAGCTCCCTATGAAGCTGCCGGCCAGATTCAACGCTACTCCAATTACGCGGTTGAATCGGTACTGACGGACAATGCTCGTGTGCATGGCGTTGTCTTCCGATCAACCGATGGAAAACCCAATCTGACTGTAAATGCCAAAATGACAATCGACGCCAGTGACTGGGGAGATGTCATTCAGAAGTCTGGGGCAGGGTGGGATGTTGGTATCGACGCCCGCCGCGAATACAACGAACCCAGCGCTCCCGAATCGGGAGAACCCAAGACAGACGTTAATCCAATCACGTGGTGCCTGATCGTCGAAGAGAATGAAGAGGACAGCTTAATCCCCCAACCTGAAGGCTACGACGAACGCTACTTTACGGGCCAATGGGGATGGATCGACGAGAAGTTTGCCTACACCACGCGCAGGCTTGTCGATGGTCATGGCTATGACCAAATCGATCACCCGGATGTCTTGCTCCTCAACACACCCCCGATTGATTACCCGTTGGATGTCTTTACTGCGGATGTCGCCAAGGCTTTGGAACAAACGGAACAGGGAGCATCTCAAAAACCATTGGCAGCCATGACGCCAGCTCAGCGGTCGATCGTTTTCGCGGATGCTCAGAATCACTCGCTCAAGTTCCTCTACTACCTGCAGCAAAAGTTTCCCAAGTTTCGGAAGATGGGGCTCAGCCCTGAATTCGGCACGGCGAATCATTTGCCGCCGAAACCGTACATCCGCGAGAGTATCCGACTTAGGGCCGAGCATGTCATCACGGAACAAGAAGTCCTGGGCTTCGAAGCACGGTCGAACTATGCCACGACCATGTTTCCTGATGCAGTCTTTTCGTGGCAGTTCGAGCTCGACTTTCATCCGACCAAGCGATCGTGGCGTACCGATCAGCTCGATAAGGGGCCTTGGGAGGCAAGCTTTCGTGGCAATCGTCGCTTTGGCCGTGAAGGTACCGGCCGGGCAGTCTTTCCCTTGCGAGCTTTAGTTCCTACAGGCATGGATGGCTTGCTGGGGGCTCAAAAGAATCTGGGCTACACCAGCATTGTCAGTTCTTCCTGTCGCTTGCACGATCAATCGATTCATGCTGGTCAGGCCAGTGGAGCAGTCGCCGCGGTTTCCATTCGGAATGACATTAGTCCTTCCCAGCTTCATAAACAACGAAAGCATCTCGCCGAGATCTGGGATGGTTTGCTCGACGCCGAAGACGGAGCCCCACTAGCCATCTGGCCTTTTGCCGATGTCGACCCGTTTGAGCCTGGGTTTGCGGCGATTCAACAACTGGCCCTACGACGAGTCCTAGAGCTGGGAGCCTCGGACACTTCATTCGAAGCTAACAAGCCCACCACGGATAGCTGGTACGCACAGATCTTGTCCAATGCCACCCGGCAAGGTTACGACGTCGCGGCTTTGAACGACATGTCGATTCCACCAACTCGTCGCGAGGCGGCCCAACAAATCTGGACGGTTCTGGCAAAGCAAACGACACCCAATTGGAAGCGACTCGATCCCACCGATGCCGATGCGGACGGATTGCCAGACGAGAAAGACCCTCTGCCATACACGCCAGGCAGCAAGTCCTGGAAGCCAGACCCGACTCGCGATGGCATTCCGGATCGTGCAGCACCATTCGGTGCCGGCGCGATCGCGATCAACTTTACCGCGGGTAGCAGTCCTGATGTCCCTGGTTTTCAGAAAGATGTGGGCAAGCCGTTTCAAACTAAGACTGGTTACGGATGGGCGCAAGATCTATCAAAAAACATCCGTGATCGCGGAGCCCATGACAAACCGCTGGCCAGCGCATTTGTCTTTACACGGAGGGAAGATGTGTGGGAATACACTTTGCCAGCAGGCCAGTACCGCGTTACGGTCTGCCTCGGAGACGCGGGGCATGAACAGGTTGGCCAGAACCTTCAGGTCGAGGGAAAAGTGATCGCCGAGCATCTAGACACGCAATCCGGAAGTTTTGCTGAGCTTGTCACCGATGTCACGATTGAAGACGGGCGATTAACCCTGACGTTGGGAACGCCTAAAGGCGGGAGCAATACGTGCATCAATTGGCTGATAGTTGAACCCATCACGCAGTAG